One region of Vitis vinifera cultivar Pinot Noir 40024 chromosome 1, ASM3070453v1 genomic DNA includes:
- the LOC100263601 gene encoding anaphase-promoting complex subunit 2 isoform X2: MEAASSVSDLGILDSVDDASITEIMESWDGFCRATEALLNGHGDLSVGSEFVSHVHSLCKRSLGSLVQDHFLRSLEETFERNGATRFWRHFDAYTHVEVMEMSKSPIQENGIQKVLYKALDDVSLEKQYQEKCLLMLVHALQSYKDSISEERHNSDAERIHLFSKYQLIVSSVLMTTLPRHFPEILHCYFKGRLEELSTIMAGEYEDDNESDDKDDMDLDEKNKVSYRGEMDIDECYQRRKFLENNKLVKNIGKVVRDLRNLGFTSMAEDAYASAIFLLLKDKVHNLAGDDYRSSVLESIKEWIQAVPLQFLYALLAYLGDSVSYDNPSSGLKSPLASHPSSCYPGIDTPSEGLIRWQLRLEYFAYETLQDLRIAKLFEIIVDYPDSSPAIEDLKQCLEYTGQHSKLVDSFISALRYRLLTAGASTNDILHQYVSTIKALRTIDPAGVFLEAVGEPIRDYLRGRKDTIKCIVTMLTDGTGGNPNGPGNTGDSLLEELNRDEENQENAGIDDDFNIDEKQDWINAERWEPDPVEADPSKGSRNRRKVDILGMIVGIIGSKDQLVNEYRVMLAEKLLNKSDYDIDSEIRTLELLKIHFGESSMQRCEIMLNDLIDSKRTNSNIKATITQPSQIGSELGETGVSLDILDATIISSNFWPPIQDEALNIPGPVDQLLADYAKRFHKIKTPRKLLWKKNLGTVKLELQFEGRVVQFTVAPLHAAIIMQFQDQTSWTSKNLAASIGVPVDVLNRRINFWISKGILSESLVTDPNDHIFTLVDDMVEPGKNSVNAGSCEELLVCDEEGERSVASVEDQLHKEMIVYEKFIMGMLTNFGSMALDRIHNTLKMFCLADPPYDKSLQQLQSFLSGLVSEEKLEIRDGMYFLKK, encoded by the exons ATGGAAGCGGCCTCTTCAGTCTCTGATTTAGGGATTCTGGACTCTGTTGACGATGCCTCCATCACAGAAATTATGGAGAGCTGGGACGGTTTCTGTAGAGCCACTGAAGCTCTCCTCAACGGACACGGCGATCTCTCCGTCGGATCCGAATTCGTTTCTCACGTTCACTCTCTCTGTAAGCGCTCGCTCGGCTCTCTCGTTCAAGACCACTTTCTTCGCTCCCTGGAG GAAACTTTTGAGAGAAATGGTGCTACGAGGTTCTGGCGGCATTTTGATGCTTACACCCACGTTGAAGTTATGGAAATGAGTAAATCCCCT ATTCAAGAGAATGGGATTCAGAAAGTATTATATAAAGCATTGGATGATGTGTCTTTGGAAAAACAGTATCAGGAAAAGTGCCTGTTAATGCTGGTTCATGCTTTACAGTCATACAAGGATAGTATATCAGAGGAAAGACACAACTCAGATGCAGAAAGAATCCATCTTTTTTCTAAATATCAGTTAATAGTGTCTTCAGTTCTCATGACCACGCTTCCTCGGCATTTCCCTG AGATACTCCACTGTTATTTTAAGGGAAGGTTGGAGGAGTTAAGTACAATTATGGCTGGAGAATATGAAGATGATAATGAATCTGACGACAAAGATGACATGGATTTAGATGAGAAAAATAAAGTCTCCTATAGAGGTGAAATGGATATCGATGAATGCTATCAGCGGAGAAAGTTTTTAGAGAATAACAAATTGGTGAAAAACATAGGAAAGGTGGTTCGTGATCTTAGAAATCTTGGATTTACATCCATGGCTGAAGATGCCTACGCTTCTGCTATTTTCTTGCTCTTGAAG GACAAAGTTCATAATTTGGCTGGGGATGATTACAGGAGTTCTGTTTTGGAATCTATTAAAGAGTGGAtacag GCTGTGCCTCTTCAATTCTTGTATGCACTTCTTGCTTATCTGGGTGACTCTGTTAGTTATGATAATCCTTCATCTGGTCTCAAATCACCTTTGGCTTCACATCCCTCTTCATGTTATCCTGGAATTGACACCCCCTCTGAAGGACTGATCAGATGGCAGTTGCGGCTGGAGTATTTTGCTTACGAAACATTACAAGATTTAAGAATAGCCAAACTTTTTGAGATTATTGTGGATTACCCTGACAG TTCTCCTGCTATTGAAGACTTAAAACAGTGTCTTGAATACACTGGACAACATTCCAAGTTGGTTGATTCATTTATATCTGCATTACGATATCGCTTGCTCACTGCTGGTGCCTCAACCAATGATATATTACACCAATATGTTTCAACTATTAAAGCACTGAGGACCATAGACCCAGCAGGTGTTTTTCTTGAAGCAGTGGGTGAACCAATAAGGGACTATCTAAGGGGAAGAAAAGATACCATAAAATGCATTGTGACCATGCTTACAGATGGGACTGGTGGGAATCCAAATGGACCTGGAAATACTGGTGATAGCCTTCTTGAAGAATTAAATAGAGATGAAGAAAATCAAGAGAATGCTGGTATTGATGATGACTTCAACATTGATGAAAAGCAAGACTGGATCAATGCAGAACG CTGGGAGCCTGACCCAGTAGAGGCTGACCCATCGAAGGGTAGCAGGAACCGGAGGAAGGTTGACATACTTGGGATGATTGTTGGCATAATTGGTTCGAAGGATCAGCTAGTTAATGAATATCGTGTTATGCTGGCTGAAAAGCTTTTGAACAAATCTGATTATGACATTGACTCAGAGATACGTACTTTAGAACTCCTAAAG ATACATTTTGGGGAGAGCAGCATGCAGAGGTGTGAGATTATGCTCAATGATTTGATTGATTCCAAAAGGACAAACTCCAATATAAAAGCAACCATAACTCAGCCATCCCAAATAG GTTCTGAGCTAGGAGAAACTGGGGTGTCTCTGGATATTCTGGATGCTACAATCATATCATCAAATTTCTGGCCGCCAATCCAG GATGAGGCTCTTAACATACCTGGGCCTGTGGACCAGCTGCTTGCTGATTATGCGAAAAGGTTTCACAAAATCAAAACTCCTCGAAAGCTACTATGGAAGAAAAATCTTGGTACAGTCAAG CTGGAGTTGCAATTTGAGGGTAGAGTGGTGCAGTTCACAGTGGCTCCTTTGCATGCAGCAATTATAATGCAATTCCAAGATCAAACAAG TTGGACCTCTAAGAATCTTGCAGCTTCTATTGGGGTACCTGTGGATGTACTTAATCGTAGGATAAATTTCTGGATAAGCAAG GGAATTCTCTCGGAATCACTGGTAACAGATCCTAATGACCACATATTTACCCTAGTGGATGATATGGTTGAGCCCGGTAAGAATAGTGTTAATGCTGGGAGCTGTGAGGAGCTTCTTGTATGTGATGAGGAAGGGGAGAGATCTGTAGCCTCTGTTGAGGATCAATTGCATAAAGAAATGATTGTGTATGAG AAATTTATCATGGGGATGCTCACAAATTTTGGCAGCATGGCATTGGATCGGATTCATAATACTCTTAAG
- the LOC100263601 gene encoding anaphase-promoting complex subunit 2 isoform X1, translated as MEAASSVSDLGILDSVDDASITEIMESWDGFCRATEALLNGHGDLSVGSEFVSHVHSLCKRSLGSLVQDHFLRSLEETFERNGATRFWRHFDAYTHVEVMEMSKSPSHECEMQIQENGIQKVLYKALDDVSLEKQYQEKCLLMLVHALQSYKDSISEERHNSDAERIHLFSKYQLIVSSVLMTTLPRHFPEILHCYFKGRLEELSTIMAGEYEDDNESDDKDDMDLDEKNKVSYRGEMDIDECYQRRKFLENNKLVKNIGKVVRDLRNLGFTSMAEDAYASAIFLLLKDKVHNLAGDDYRSSVLESIKEWIQAVPLQFLYALLAYLGDSVSYDNPSSGLKSPLASHPSSCYPGIDTPSEGLIRWQLRLEYFAYETLQDLRIAKLFEIIVDYPDSSPAIEDLKQCLEYTGQHSKLVDSFISALRYRLLTAGASTNDILHQYVSTIKALRTIDPAGVFLEAVGEPIRDYLRGRKDTIKCIVTMLTDGTGGNPNGPGNTGDSLLEELNRDEENQENAGIDDDFNIDEKQDWINAERWEPDPVEADPSKGSRNRRKVDILGMIVGIIGSKDQLVNEYRVMLAEKLLNKSDYDIDSEIRTLELLKIHFGESSMQRCEIMLNDLIDSKRTNSNIKATITQPSQIGSELGETGVSLDILDATIISSNFWPPIQDEALNIPGPVDQLLADYAKRFHKIKTPRKLLWKKNLGTVKLELQFEGRVVQFTVAPLHAAIIMQFQDQTSWTSKNLAASIGVPVDVLNRRINFWISKGILSESLVTDPNDHIFTLVDDMVEPGKNSVNAGSCEELLVCDEEGERSVASVEDQLHKEMIVYEKFIMGMLTNFGSMALDRIHNTLKMFCLADPPYDKSLQQLQSFLSGLVSEEKLEIRDGMYFLKK; from the exons ATGGAAGCGGCCTCTTCAGTCTCTGATTTAGGGATTCTGGACTCTGTTGACGATGCCTCCATCACAGAAATTATGGAGAGCTGGGACGGTTTCTGTAGAGCCACTGAAGCTCTCCTCAACGGACACGGCGATCTCTCCGTCGGATCCGAATTCGTTTCTCACGTTCACTCTCTCTGTAAGCGCTCGCTCGGCTCTCTCGTTCAAGACCACTTTCTTCGCTCCCTGGAG GAAACTTTTGAGAGAAATGGTGCTACGAGGTTCTGGCGGCATTTTGATGCTTACACCCACGTTGAAGTTATGGAAATGAGTAAATCCCCT TCACATGAATGTGAAATGCAGATTCAAGAGAATGGGATTCAGAAAGTATTATATAAAGCATTGGATGATGTGTCTTTGGAAAAACAGTATCAGGAAAAGTGCCTGTTAATGCTGGTTCATGCTTTACAGTCATACAAGGATAGTATATCAGAGGAAAGACACAACTCAGATGCAGAAAGAATCCATCTTTTTTCTAAATATCAGTTAATAGTGTCTTCAGTTCTCATGACCACGCTTCCTCGGCATTTCCCTG AGATACTCCACTGTTATTTTAAGGGAAGGTTGGAGGAGTTAAGTACAATTATGGCTGGAGAATATGAAGATGATAATGAATCTGACGACAAAGATGACATGGATTTAGATGAGAAAAATAAAGTCTCCTATAGAGGTGAAATGGATATCGATGAATGCTATCAGCGGAGAAAGTTTTTAGAGAATAACAAATTGGTGAAAAACATAGGAAAGGTGGTTCGTGATCTTAGAAATCTTGGATTTACATCCATGGCTGAAGATGCCTACGCTTCTGCTATTTTCTTGCTCTTGAAG GACAAAGTTCATAATTTGGCTGGGGATGATTACAGGAGTTCTGTTTTGGAATCTATTAAAGAGTGGAtacag GCTGTGCCTCTTCAATTCTTGTATGCACTTCTTGCTTATCTGGGTGACTCTGTTAGTTATGATAATCCTTCATCTGGTCTCAAATCACCTTTGGCTTCACATCCCTCTTCATGTTATCCTGGAATTGACACCCCCTCTGAAGGACTGATCAGATGGCAGTTGCGGCTGGAGTATTTTGCTTACGAAACATTACAAGATTTAAGAATAGCCAAACTTTTTGAGATTATTGTGGATTACCCTGACAG TTCTCCTGCTATTGAAGACTTAAAACAGTGTCTTGAATACACTGGACAACATTCCAAGTTGGTTGATTCATTTATATCTGCATTACGATATCGCTTGCTCACTGCTGGTGCCTCAACCAATGATATATTACACCAATATGTTTCAACTATTAAAGCACTGAGGACCATAGACCCAGCAGGTGTTTTTCTTGAAGCAGTGGGTGAACCAATAAGGGACTATCTAAGGGGAAGAAAAGATACCATAAAATGCATTGTGACCATGCTTACAGATGGGACTGGTGGGAATCCAAATGGACCTGGAAATACTGGTGATAGCCTTCTTGAAGAATTAAATAGAGATGAAGAAAATCAAGAGAATGCTGGTATTGATGATGACTTCAACATTGATGAAAAGCAAGACTGGATCAATGCAGAACG CTGGGAGCCTGACCCAGTAGAGGCTGACCCATCGAAGGGTAGCAGGAACCGGAGGAAGGTTGACATACTTGGGATGATTGTTGGCATAATTGGTTCGAAGGATCAGCTAGTTAATGAATATCGTGTTATGCTGGCTGAAAAGCTTTTGAACAAATCTGATTATGACATTGACTCAGAGATACGTACTTTAGAACTCCTAAAG ATACATTTTGGGGAGAGCAGCATGCAGAGGTGTGAGATTATGCTCAATGATTTGATTGATTCCAAAAGGACAAACTCCAATATAAAAGCAACCATAACTCAGCCATCCCAAATAG GTTCTGAGCTAGGAGAAACTGGGGTGTCTCTGGATATTCTGGATGCTACAATCATATCATCAAATTTCTGGCCGCCAATCCAG GATGAGGCTCTTAACATACCTGGGCCTGTGGACCAGCTGCTTGCTGATTATGCGAAAAGGTTTCACAAAATCAAAACTCCTCGAAAGCTACTATGGAAGAAAAATCTTGGTACAGTCAAG CTGGAGTTGCAATTTGAGGGTAGAGTGGTGCAGTTCACAGTGGCTCCTTTGCATGCAGCAATTATAATGCAATTCCAAGATCAAACAAG TTGGACCTCTAAGAATCTTGCAGCTTCTATTGGGGTACCTGTGGATGTACTTAATCGTAGGATAAATTTCTGGATAAGCAAG GGAATTCTCTCGGAATCACTGGTAACAGATCCTAATGACCACATATTTACCCTAGTGGATGATATGGTTGAGCCCGGTAAGAATAGTGTTAATGCTGGGAGCTGTGAGGAGCTTCTTGTATGTGATGAGGAAGGGGAGAGATCTGTAGCCTCTGTTGAGGATCAATTGCATAAAGAAATGATTGTGTATGAG AAATTTATCATGGGGATGCTCACAAATTTTGGCAGCATGGCATTGGATCGGATTCATAATACTCTTAAG